The following coding sequences lie in one Rhodohalobacter barkolensis genomic window:
- a CDS encoding NAD-dependent epimerase, whose protein sequence is MKHNKEKVLVTGAAGFIGYHLTQKLLDRGFEVVGLDSINDYYDVNLKYNRLAECGISREGAEQWQKPVQSRSHDGYRFIRMNLEDREEILSLFEKENFDKVINLAAQAGVRYSLENPYSYVDSNVVGFINILEGCRHNDVKHLVYASSSSVYGNNTKMPLSTSDSVDHPISLYAATKKANELMAHTYSHLYGIPTTGLRFFTVYGPWGRPDMALFLFTDAIINDEPIKVFNHGNMVRDFTYVDDITEGVFKVMEDIPKPVQHEDGKQDVSYSNTAPYKVYNIGNSSPVKLMDFITAIEKSLGKEAKKNFMDIQPGDVPRTEADVTDLEENLGYKPDTKVQDGIDAFIKWYRGYYGV, encoded by the coding sequence ATGAAACATAATAAAGAAAAAGTACTCGTCACCGGAGCCGCAGGATTCATCGGGTACCACCTGACTCAAAAACTCCTGGATCGCGGGTTTGAAGTGGTTGGGCTTGACAGCATCAACGACTACTACGACGTAAACCTGAAGTACAATCGTCTGGCCGAGTGTGGGATTTCACGGGAAGGAGCAGAGCAGTGGCAAAAGCCGGTACAAAGCAGATCACACGACGGCTACCGATTCATCCGGATGAACCTGGAAGACCGTGAAGAGATTCTTTCTCTGTTCGAGAAGGAGAATTTCGATAAGGTCATAAACCTGGCTGCGCAGGCAGGGGTTAGATACAGCCTCGAAAATCCGTACTCCTATGTGGACAGCAACGTGGTCGGTTTCATCAATATCCTTGAAGGGTGCCGGCACAATGATGTAAAACATCTGGTCTATGCCAGCTCATCCAGCGTTTACGGAAACAACACCAAGATGCCGCTCAGTACGTCTGACAGCGTGGATCATCCGATAAGCCTCTATGCAGCCACCAAGAAAGCGAATGAGCTGATGGCCCACACTTACAGTCACCTGTACGGAATTCCAACAACGGGCCTTCGATTCTTTACGGTTTACGGTCCGTGGGGACGACCCGACATGGCGCTGTTTCTCTTTACGGATGCTATTATAAATGATGAGCCGATTAAAGTGTTCAACCACGGCAACATGGTCCGGGACTTTACTTATGTTGATGATATCACCGAAGGAGTTTTTAAAGTGATGGAGGATATTCCGAAGCCTGTACAGCACGAAGACGGTAAGCAGGATGTATCTTACAGCAACACCGCACCCTACAAGGTGTATAACATCGGGAACTCCTCACCGGTGAAGCTGATGGATTTTATAACGGCCATTGAAAAGAGCCTGGGTAAGGAGGCGAAAAAGAATTTTATGGATATTCAGCCCGGTGATGTACCTCGGACGGAAGCGGACGTGACGGATTTGGAAGAAAATCTTGGATACAAGCCGGATACGAAAGTACAGGATGGAATTGATGCGTTTATCAAGTGGTATCGTGGGTATTACGGGGTGTAG
- a CDS encoding GxxExxY protein has translation MKQNQITHNILNAAYRVHTELGPGLLESAYENCLAYELREDGIYVETQKPLPLVYKEVKLECGYRVDLFVENEVVVEIKAADGINDLHLAQTLTYLKLLNKEVGLILNFNVRSLKEGIKRVINSL, from the coding sequence ATGAAACAAAACCAAATAACACATAACATCTTAAACGCTGCCTACAGAGTCCACACAGAACTTGGTCCGGGGTTGTTGGAATCTGCTTATGAGAACTGTCTGGCATATGAATTACGAGAAGATGGTATTTATGTTGAAACACAAAAACCTTTACCTTTGGTTTATAAAGAAGTTAAGCTTGAGTGCGGTTATCGGGTGGATCTTTTTGTTGAAAATGAAGTGGTGGTAGAAATTAAGGCTGCAGATGGAATTAATGATTTACATTTAGCACAAACATTGACATACTTGAAGCTGCTAAATAAAGAAGTCGGATTGATACTGAATTTTAATGTAAGATCATTGAAAGAAGGAATTAAACGGGTTATTAACTCTCTGTGA
- a CDS encoding addiction module protein, with the protein MTKKEKLLEEALELSAMEKSEIIEQLMMSLDQPDREMDSLWKKEVEHRIDAYNEGKIGSVTVQEAYKKYSNR; encoded by the coding sequence ATGACAAAAAAGGAAAAACTTCTTGAAGAGGCATTGGAACTATCCGCTATGGAAAAATCCGAAATCATTGAGCAGTTAATGATGAGCCTGGATCAGCCCGACCGTGAAATGGATTCTTTATGGAAGAAAGAAGTTGAGCATAGAATTGATGCTTATAATGAAGGTAAAATAGGATCTGTAACGGTTCAGGAAGCTTACAAAAAGTATTCAAATAGATAA
- a CDS encoding type II toxin-antitoxin system VapC family toxin — protein sequence MNGNNIVADTSLLINFFNGNGPAKKILQGQQIWISAITEIELLSHPKLKSEEVKLINSFLNECLVLDLTKPVKQIAIKLRRKKMLKLPDAIIAATSIHLGFPLITMDSDFIKIKQLNAVILEV from the coding sequence ATGAATGGAAATAATATCGTTGCCGATACTTCTCTATTAATTAACTTTTTCAACGGAAACGGACCGGCTAAGAAGATCCTTCAAGGGCAGCAAATTTGGATTTCTGCTATTACCGAGATTGAGTTGTTGAGCCATCCCAAGCTTAAAAGTGAAGAAGTAAAACTAATAAATTCCTTTTTAAATGAGTGCCTCGTATTGGATTTAACGAAGCCGGTGAAACAGATAGCGATTAAGTTGCGAAGAAAAAAGATGTTGAAATTGCCAGATGCGATCATTGCAGCAACATCCATTCATCTAGGTTTTCCTTTGATCACTATGGATAGTGATTTTATTAAAATTAAGCAGTTAAATGCAGTGATATTGGAAGTGTAG
- a CDS encoding nucleotide sugar dehydrogenase, giving the protein MNIKNSKIAIIGLGYVGLPLAVEFGKKFPTVGFDINKKRVDELNNGHDRTLEVDDADLKSVVKQDFNGNENGLTVTSETKDLKACNVYIVTVPTPTDKHNRPILTPLHKASETVGKVLKKGDVVIYESTVYPGVTEDECVPVLESVSGLTFNKDFYAGYSPERINPGDKEHTVTKIKKVTSGSTPEIGKYVDDLYKEVIVAGTHLAPSIKVAEASKVIENSQRDINIAFVNELSKIFNLLEIDTKDVLEAAGTKWNFLNFHPGLVGGHCIGVDPYYLAQKAQEVGYHPEIILAGRRINDSMGKHVATEVVKCMMRKDLKVLESNVLMLGITFKENCPDIRNTRAIDIYNELRSYDMNVDVFDPWADPEEVKDEYGLELTNGSDLPKLENYSAIILAVAHEKFRNLPIQKSDECVVFDVKSFLDKDKVDKRL; this is encoded by the coding sequence TTGAATATCAAGAACAGTAAGATAGCTATCATCGGGCTGGGATATGTGGGACTGCCGCTTGCCGTTGAGTTCGGTAAAAAATTCCCAACCGTTGGATTTGATATAAACAAGAAAAGAGTCGACGAACTGAACAACGGTCACGACCGTACCCTTGAGGTGGATGATGCAGATCTGAAGTCGGTTGTTAAACAAGATTTTAACGGGAATGAGAACGGGCTGACCGTTACCTCAGAAACCAAGGATCTGAAAGCGTGCAACGTTTATATCGTCACCGTACCTACACCGACCGACAAGCACAACCGTCCAATTCTTACACCGCTCCACAAAGCCAGTGAAACCGTAGGGAAAGTGCTCAAGAAAGGAGATGTGGTGATTTATGAATCAACCGTTTATCCCGGTGTGACCGAGGATGAGTGCGTACCTGTTCTGGAAAGTGTCTCAGGGCTCACTTTTAACAAAGATTTTTATGCGGGTTACAGCCCCGAGCGAATCAATCCGGGCGATAAGGAGCATACTGTAACCAAGATCAAAAAGGTAACTTCAGGCTCTACACCGGAAATCGGAAAGTATGTGGATGATCTTTACAAAGAGGTGATTGTAGCCGGGACTCACCTGGCACCGTCCATTAAGGTGGCGGAAGCCTCAAAAGTGATTGAGAACTCACAGCGGGATATCAACATCGCGTTTGTGAATGAGCTGTCAAAGATTTTTAATCTGCTGGAGATCGATACAAAAGATGTACTGGAAGCGGCGGGTACCAAATGGAATTTTCTGAATTTTCATCCCGGACTCGTAGGCGGACACTGCATCGGCGTGGATCCGTACTACCTGGCACAGAAGGCGCAGGAGGTGGGTTATCATCCGGAGATTATCCTGGCCGGCCGGCGAATTAACGACAGCATGGGCAAGCACGTGGCTACGGAAGTTGTGAAGTGCATGATGCGAAAAGATCTGAAGGTTCTGGAATCGAATGTGTTGATGCTGGGAATTACCTTTAAGGAGAACTGTCCCGATATTCGTAACACCCGGGCAATTGATATCTATAACGAGCTTCGGAGTTACGACATGAATGTAGATGTGTTTGATCCGTGGGCGGACCCCGAAGAGGTAAAGGATGAGTATGGTTTAGAGCTCACGAATGGGAGTGATCTGCCGAAACTGGAGAACTACTCGGCAATTATCCTGGCAGTAGCACATGAGAAGTTCAGAAACCTGCCGATCCAGAAATCGGATGAGTGTGTGGTATTTGATGTGAAGAGCTTCCTGGATAAGGACAAGGTGGATAAGAGGCTGTAA
- a CDS encoding GxxExxY protein, which produces MKELNILATKVLDCAFTVHRDLGPGLLESAYQMAMEAELFDVGIPFVAQQEVPLEYKGRSIATAYRLDLFIDNKLIVELKSVEVLHDIHLAQVLTYLKLTNCRLGLLLNYNVKLMKTED; this is translated from the coding sequence ATGAAAGAACTGAACATATTGGCTACGAAAGTATTGGATTGCGCCTTTACGGTACATCGGGATTTAGGGCCGGGGTTGTTGGAGTCGGCATATCAAATGGCAATGGAGGCGGAGCTATTTGATGTGGGTATACCCTTTGTTGCGCAGCAGGAAGTGCCTCTCGAATATAAAGGAAGATCTATTGCAACAGCTTATCGACTGGATCTCTTTATAGATAATAAGCTTATTGTCGAATTAAAATCCGTTGAAGTTCTCCACGACATCCATCTTGCCCAGGTTCTCACCTATTTAAAGCTTACCAATTGTCGTTTGGGACTGCTCTTGAATTACAATGTAAAGTTGATGAAAACAGAGGATTAA
- the wecB gene encoding non-hydrolyzing UDP-N-acetylglucosamine 2-epimerase, with protein MYIDLIAGARPNFMKIAPIIDAIKAAKEKGTDIDFRLVHTGQHYDKNMSGSFFEQLGIPAPDVNLGAGGGTQAEQTAAIMTGYEKLLMEKPSDLCLVVGDVTSTMACAITAQKMHIPVAHVEAGIRSGDWKMPEEINRLATDAVTNYFFTTSEIANENLRKSGVEDDRIFYVGNTMIDTLLKHRSRFQKPAVWDEVGLVEGNYLVMTLHRPSNVDEEENLKSLMDEIIANTKDLPLVFPVHPRTAKMLNNLGISHERLHMVEPLGYLEFNYLVERSKAVITDSGGITEETTVMGVPCMTLRDSTERPETITIGTNELLGVNPDAIQPALEKLFAGEWKKGGIPEMWDGKTSGRIVEHLIELLNK; from the coding sequence ATGTACATAGATCTCATTGCCGGAGCACGACCCAATTTTATGAAGATTGCTCCCATTATTGACGCCATCAAAGCAGCAAAGGAGAAAGGAACGGATATCGATTTCAGACTGGTACATACCGGCCAGCACTACGACAAGAATATGAGTGGTTCCTTTTTTGAGCAGCTTGGGATTCCGGCCCCGGATGTGAACCTGGGGGCGGGCGGAGGAACGCAGGCGGAGCAGACTGCGGCCATTATGACCGGCTACGAAAAGCTTCTGATGGAGAAGCCGTCGGATCTCTGCCTGGTGGTGGGAGACGTGACTTCCACGATGGCGTGCGCAATTACCGCACAGAAAATGCACATTCCGGTGGCGCATGTGGAGGCGGGCATCCGGTCGGGCGACTGGAAAATGCCTGAGGAGATCAATCGTCTGGCCACGGACGCGGTGACCAACTACTTTTTCACCACTTCTGAGATTGCCAACGAAAACCTACGAAAGAGCGGTGTGGAGGATGACCGGATCTTTTACGTGGGCAACACAATGATCGATACGCTGCTAAAGCATCGATCGCGGTTTCAAAAGCCCGCCGTTTGGGATGAAGTGGGCCTGGTAGAGGGGAATTACCTGGTGATGACGCTGCATCGTCCCTCGAATGTGGATGAGGAGGAGAACCTGAAGTCGTTGATGGATGAGATTATCGCGAATACAAAAGATCTGCCGCTGGTCTTTCCGGTGCATCCGCGAACGGCGAAGATGTTGAACAATCTGGGGATCAGTCATGAGCGTCTGCATATGGTGGAGCCGCTGGGGTATCTGGAGTTTAACTACCTGGTGGAGCGATCGAAGGCGGTGATTACCGATTCGGGCGGCATCACGGAGGAGACGACGGTGATGGGTGTTCCGTGCATGACGCTGAGAGACAGCACCGAGCGTCCGGAGACGATTACCATCGGGACCAATGAGCTGCTGGGCGTGAACCCTGATGCGATACAACCGGCCCTGGAGAAACTGTTTGCTGGCGAGTGGAAGAAGGGAGGCATCCCGGAGATGTGGGACGGGAAGACGTCGGGGAGGATTGTTGAGCATTTGATTGAATTGCTGAATAAGTAG
- a CDS encoding type II toxin-antitoxin system RelE/ParE family toxin, which yields MTVQFHPDAELEFKKAIEYYEQQERGLGIKFSGEVKRVLERIRINPTAWTSISKNLRRSLTNRFPYGILYHYSEANNIIYVVAVMHLHKEPKYWRDRME from the coding sequence ATGACTGTCCAGTTTCACCCGGATGCCGAATTGGAGTTCAAGAAGGCAATTGAATATTACGAACAGCAGGAGAGAGGGCTCGGAATAAAGTTTTCAGGTGAAGTCAAAAGAGTGTTAGAGAGAATACGAATAAACCCTACGGCATGGACGTCTATTTCAAAAAACCTCCGCAGATCTTTAACCAATCGATTTCCGTATGGAATACTCTACCACTACAGTGAAGCTAATAATATAATTTACGTAGTGGCAGTGATGCATTTACATAAAGAGCCGAAGTATTGGAGAGACAGAATGGAATAG
- a CDS encoding addiction module protein: protein MSKSDTKEILERVETLSNDEKVYIADQILQSMHEVDPENDKQWVKVAEERLTQVREGNVTLKSEEDLFEEIERKYKG from the coding sequence ATGAGCAAATCAGACACAAAAGAAATACTTGAAAGGGTGGAAACTCTCTCCAATGATGAAAAGGTCTATATCGCAGATCAAATACTTCAATCCATGCATGAAGTTGATCCTGAAAACGATAAACAATGGGTGAAAGTTGCAGAAGAGAGGTTAACTCAGGTTCGTGAAGGGAATGTCACATTGAAATCTGAGGAAGATCTGTTCGAGGAGATTGAACGAAAATATAAAGGATGA
- a CDS encoding glycosyltransferase family 4 protein produces MKILFITDNFPPEVNAPATRTYEHAIEWVNEGAEVTVLTCNPNFPQGKIYDGYKNRIKQVEHIDGIKVVRLWSYISANQGFVKRTLDYMSFAWMSSVFGLFEKADVIIATSPQFFTTWAGWFLSKLKRKPWVFELRDLWPESIATVGAMSKESRAYRTLEKIELGLYKSADLVIPNTPAFKTNLVNRGIPKEKMHVIPNGANLELFDPDRKNPELKEKLGIKEEFVIGYIGTHGLAHSLDFVIESIAKADFGNIHFLFIGDGAEKEKVKSMAEDKGLENVTFLDPIPKDQIPDYLALTNASLVPLKKSDTFKTVIPSKIFEACAMGKPIILGVEGQAKEIIDEFDAGVCFEPENSTEFADAVNRLVGDKELYQTLSENALNLARAYDRKKLAKEMLEVIREKVVGK; encoded by the coding sequence ATGAAAATTCTATTCATCACGGACAATTTCCCGCCGGAAGTGAATGCTCCGGCTACGCGAACTTATGAACATGCGATAGAGTGGGTGAATGAGGGAGCTGAGGTAACCGTACTTACGTGTAATCCGAATTTCCCTCAAGGTAAAATTTATGACGGTTACAAAAACCGGATCAAGCAGGTTGAACATATCGATGGAATAAAGGTGGTTCGTTTGTGGTCGTATATATCGGCCAACCAGGGATTTGTTAAACGAACGCTCGACTACATGAGTTTTGCCTGGATGTCTTCTGTTTTCGGACTGTTTGAAAAAGCGGATGTGATCATTGCGACGTCGCCCCAGTTTTTTACGACGTGGGCCGGTTGGTTTTTGTCTAAACTGAAGCGCAAACCGTGGGTTTTTGAGTTGCGTGATCTCTGGCCGGAGTCGATCGCAACGGTCGGAGCCATGAGCAAAGAGAGCCGTGCGTACCGAACACTGGAAAAGATAGAGCTGGGTCTCTATAAATCTGCTGATCTGGTTATACCCAATACACCGGCATTTAAAACAAATTTAGTGAATCGGGGTATTCCGAAAGAGAAGATGCATGTGATTCCAAACGGGGCGAACCTGGAGCTTTTTGATCCGGATCGGAAGAATCCGGAGTTGAAGGAGAAACTCGGCATCAAAGAGGAATTTGTGATCGGATATATCGGTACCCACGGCCTGGCTCACTCGCTGGATTTTGTAATAGAATCGATTGCGAAGGCTGATTTCGGGAATATTCACTTCCTGTTTATCGGAGACGGTGCAGAGAAAGAGAAGGTGAAATCGATGGCCGAAGACAAGGGGCTGGAGAATGTGACTTTTCTGGATCCGATTCCAAAAGATCAGATACCGGATTACTTGGCATTGACGAATGCATCATTGGTGCCGCTAAAGAAATCGGATACGTTTAAAACAGTGATCCCGTCCAAGATATTTGAAGCGTGTGCGATGGGTAAACCGATCATTCTGGGGGTAGAAGGTCAGGCCAAAGAGATTATTGATGAGTTTGATGCGGGAGTCTGCTTTGAACCGGAGAACAGTACTGAATTTGCGGATGCGGTAAATCGATTGGTTGGGGATAAGGAGTTGTATCAAACACTGTCTGAGAATGCATTGAATCTAGCCAGGGCCTACGATCGAAAAAAGCTAGCGAAGGAGATGCTGGAGGTTATTCGGGAAAAAGTTGTTGGAAAATAG
- a CDS encoding heparinase II/III family protein, protein MVQKLMLKKLNRYYHTLKHLKPIQIRYQVWYRVRDRFFPVEVPDGLKAPEFQEVKLKPFPKQFEHYLEDGHFSLLHQEHTFNESINWNYSGYGKLWTYHLNYFDYLHQPGMRWETGKELMDDFLADIQNRMDGMEPYPISLRTINWIKFLAVHQRFPQHIVESLHVQYLVLTKKPEYHLLGNHLLENGFSLLFGAVFFQDEKLTQLAKKILSRELNEQILEDGAHFELSPMYHTILLQRALDGYNLLINNNHDLKEMQNLLEQKIQLMVNWLDTMQFRNGDIPMFNDSTHGQALDPKTILDYAKRLGFSPEPIKLTESGYRKFESGDFEMEADVGSVGPSYQPGHAHCDMLSFVLYHKGKPVIVDREISTYEKNSRREEERGTASHNTVMINGEEQSDVWGGFRVGRRAIPEILEDLEGVLSATHTGYEHIGCKHRRKWTIEDGSLQIEDLVDGDVKRAEAWFHFHPEVVVRELDRGTFHIENLILALDGFRSAEIESYEYCLGFNKKTEALRLRVVFGDRLKTVISKG, encoded by the coding sequence GTGGTTCAAAAGCTAATGTTGAAAAAGCTCAATCGATATTATCACACCCTCAAACACCTTAAGCCGATACAAATACGGTATCAGGTGTGGTACAGGGTGAGGGACCGGTTTTTTCCGGTTGAAGTGCCAGATGGTCTAAAAGCTCCTGAATTTCAGGAGGTAAAGCTCAAACCGTTTCCAAAACAGTTTGAGCACTATTTGGAAGATGGCCATTTTTCACTGTTACATCAGGAACACACATTCAATGAATCCATCAACTGGAATTACTCGGGTTACGGGAAACTGTGGACTTACCATCTGAACTACTTCGACTATCTTCATCAGCCCGGGATGAGATGGGAAACCGGGAAAGAGCTGATGGATGACTTCCTTGCCGATATTCAAAATCGAATGGATGGAATGGAGCCGTATCCCATCTCGCTTCGCACCATTAACTGGATCAAGTTTCTGGCTGTTCATCAACGCTTTCCTCAACATATCGTGGAATCGCTCCATGTTCAATATCTGGTACTAACCAAAAAACCGGAGTACCACCTTCTTGGAAATCACCTGCTGGAGAATGGATTTTCTCTGCTCTTCGGCGCTGTATTCTTTCAGGATGAGAAATTGACTCAACTTGCGAAAAAGATTCTGTCTAGAGAACTCAATGAACAGATTTTAGAAGATGGCGCACATTTTGAGCTCTCTCCGATGTATCACACCATTTTACTTCAGAGGGCACTGGACGGGTACAACCTGCTCATTAACAACAATCACGATCTCAAAGAGATGCAGAATCTCCTGGAGCAAAAGATTCAGTTGATGGTCAACTGGTTGGATACCATGCAGTTCAGAAACGGCGACATACCGATGTTTAATGACAGCACGCATGGGCAGGCGTTGGATCCGAAGACCATACTGGACTATGCAAAACGACTCGGATTTAGTCCGGAACCTATTAAGCTGACTGAATCGGGCTATCGTAAATTTGAGTCCGGCGATTTTGAAATGGAGGCCGATGTGGGATCGGTTGGACCGAGCTATCAGCCGGGTCACGCACACTGCGACATGCTCTCTTTTGTACTTTATCATAAGGGCAAGCCGGTGATTGTGGACAGGGAAATTTCAACGTATGAGAAAAACAGTCGCCGCGAAGAGGAGAGGGGAACAGCCTCGCACAACACGGTGATGATCAACGGTGAGGAGCAGTCGGATGTATGGGGCGGATTCAGAGTGGGAAGAAGGGCTATACCTGAAATTTTAGAGGATCTTGAAGGCGTTCTTTCGGCGACGCATACAGGTTATGAACATATTGGCTGTAAGCACAGGCGCAAATGGACGATAGAGGATGGAAGTTTACAGATTGAGGATTTAGTGGATGGTGACGTAAAGCGGGCAGAGGCTTGGTTTCATTTTCATCCTGAGGTGGTTGTACGGGAATTAGATCGCGGGACATTCCATATAGAAAACCTTATTTTGGCGCTCGATGGGTTTCGGTCAGCAGAGATAGAATCGTATGAGTACTGCCTGGGATTTAATAAAAAGACGGAAGCGTTGAGATTGCGGGTGGTTTTTGGGGATCGGTTGAAAACAGTGATATCAAAAGGTTAA
- a CDS encoding bi-domain-containing oxidoreductase: MHQIIQDLKSGDTLLEKVPIPRVGSGKVLIKTHRTLVSLGTEKMLVSFGQANLLDKARQQPERVKEVINKMKTDGIQPTVEAVFRKLGTPLPLGYSQAGEVVEVGKGVTEFSPGDRVVSNGNHAEYVAVPKNLVAKIPEDVSYEEASFTVVGAIGLQGIRLVQPTLGETVAVIGLGLIGLITSQLLKANGCKVVGFDLDEEKLKQAESYGITTVNSGKQDPVRFMEEFTGQVGADAVIITASTQSNDVIKHAANMSRKRGRIVLVGVIGLDIDRADFYEKELSFQVSCSYGPGRYDEEYEQRGNDYPLAYVRWTEKRNFEAVLEAIRNGSLNVQSLITERVKLEDYLEIYGDMDGGKSIASILEYPVDRTTEGTENTKKKQLGRTISIPETDYKGGKGTMAIVGAGNFTQAMILPSLKKGRAEMKYIVSSGGLSSTTLAKKYGVPNSTTDLDAVLRDEDVDGVVITTQHNLHAGMTIQSLKAGKQVFVEKPLALKPEELDEIITTVEETGNTVTVGFNRRFSPHAEKMRSFLGERPGSMNVIATMNAGHIPPEVWVHDLESGGGRIVGEACHYVDLITYLTGSKVVEVSMQAMGTDPKENTDNASIHLKYENGSLGVINYFANGNKSYSKERVEVYYQGNNLILDNFRRLDGYGYGKGFGSKLLKTKQDKGHHKQFELLTQRWKEGGEPLIPFDEIVNTTRATFAAIESLKKKRPIKIQ, translated from the coding sequence ATGCATCAAATCATCCAAGATCTCAAATCCGGCGATACCCTATTAGAAAAAGTTCCCATTCCTCGAGTCGGTTCCGGCAAAGTGCTCATTAAAACTCATCGCACCCTGGTTTCTCTGGGAACGGAAAAAATGCTGGTCAGTTTTGGTCAAGCAAATTTGTTAGACAAAGCGCGTCAGCAGCCCGAGCGGGTAAAGGAGGTCATCAACAAAATGAAAACCGACGGCATACAGCCCACGGTGGAAGCGGTATTCAGAAAGCTGGGAACGCCACTGCCACTGGGGTACAGCCAGGCCGGTGAAGTGGTGGAAGTGGGAAAAGGGGTAACGGAATTCAGTCCCGGAGACCGGGTGGTTTCCAATGGAAATCACGCCGAGTATGTGGCTGTTCCCAAAAATCTGGTCGCCAAAATCCCGGAAGACGTTTCGTATGAGGAAGCTTCATTTACAGTCGTGGGCGCTATTGGCTTGCAAGGCATTCGCTTGGTTCAGCCTACCTTAGGTGAAACCGTAGCGGTCATCGGTTTGGGTTTAATTGGGTTGATCACAAGCCAACTACTCAAAGCTAATGGCTGCAAAGTAGTCGGATTTGACCTGGACGAAGAGAAACTGAAGCAGGCAGAGAGTTATGGTATCACCACCGTAAACTCGGGCAAACAAGACCCGGTTCGTTTCATGGAAGAATTTACGGGTCAGGTAGGCGCCGATGCGGTGATCATTACCGCCAGTACCCAATCCAATGACGTAATCAAACATGCGGCCAATATGAGTCGCAAGCGCGGGCGTATTGTGCTGGTGGGGGTTATCGGGCTGGATATTGACCGGGCAGATTTTTACGAGAAGGAGCTGAGCTTCCAGGTGAGCTGTTCCTACGGTCCCGGTCGCTACGATGAGGAGTATGAACAGCGTGGGAATGATTATCCGCTGGCCTATGTGCGATGGACGGAGAAGCGGAATTTTGAGGCAGTTTTGGAGGCGATTAGGAATGGGAGTTTGAATGTGCAATCATTGATTACGGAGCGTGTGAAGCTGGAAGATTATTTAGAGATTTATGGGGATATGGATGGTGGTAAGAGTATTGCATCTATTCTTGAATATCCTGTCGATCGAACCACAGAGGGCACGGAGAACACAAAGAAAAAGCAGTTAGGTAGGACGATTTCGATACCTGAGACTGATTATAAAGGTGGTAAGGGAACCATGGCGATTGTGGGTGCGGGGAATTTTACGCAGGCGATGATTTTGCCTTCGCTGAAAAAGGGTAGGGCGGAGATGAAATATATCGTGAGCTCAGGCGGGCTTTCTTCGACTACTCTGGCCAAAAAGTATGGGGTACCCAACAGCACCACGGATCTGGATGCGGTGTTACGTGATGAGGATGTGGATGGAGTGGTCATTACCACCCAGCATAACCTGCATGCCGGAATGACTATTCAGTCCCTGAAGGCCGGAAAGCAGGTCTTTGTAGAAAAACCGCTGGCCCTGAAACCGGAAGAGCTGGATGAGATAATAACCACGGTAGAAGAGACAGGAAATACGGTAACGGTTGGATTTAACCGCCGGTTCTCTCCTCATGCCGAGAAGATGAGATCCTTTTTAGGCGAACGTCCGGGTTCAATGAATGTGATTGCCACCATGAACGCCGGGCATATTCCCCCGGAAGTGTGGGTTCACGATCTGGAATCGGGTGGCGGTCGTATTGTCGGAGAGGCCTGTCACTATGTGGATCTGATCACCTACCTGACCGGCTCCAAAGTAGTTGAAGTGAGCATGCAGGCCATGGGCACAGATCCCAAAGAAAACACCGACAATGCCTCCATCCACCTCAAATATGAAAACGGATCGCTGGGTGTGATCAACTACTTTGCCAACGGCAATAAATCCTATTCCAAAGAGCGGGTGGAAGTGTATTACCAAGGCAACAACCTCATCCTCGACAATTTCCGAAGGCTGGATGGATATGGATATGGAAAAGGGTTTGGCAGCAAGCTGTTGAAGACGAAGCAGGATAAAGGGCATCATAAACAGTTCGAGCTCCTGACCCAGCGCTGGAAAGAGGGCGGCGAACCGCTCATTCCGTTTGATGAAATTGTGAATACAACAAGGGCGACCTTTGCGGCAATTGAGTCATTGAAGAAAAAAAGGCCGATAAAAATACAATAA